TTATTATACCTAATTGGTCAAGAGGCTAGTCCCTGCAAAATGTAGTATTATCAAAGACGTGATGCTAAATATGGGCATATTTAGCAAtgggttgggttaggttgaaagagggtgcggatattattccgccccatgccacaatggacatacataagccagtagtcggctaGTAGTTGTGAgctataaatactaaaaagtaacctcgaaagagaaaatcgAAGTAAAGTGCTTCTCACAAAAtcccttattgttttccatatcgggcccctaagttggttcatgccttaTTTTGTGTCCCCATCTTAGTGCCGGTGTCTGATAGCTGTGAAAGCCaggtaatgacataggaaatgctgcaGCGTCCCATCATCTTCCCGGCAAGCTCTTCATCACTTTCCGAATGTATTTTACATAAGTATGCTCGTTATTCTATGTGTCCCTGTCAAAAACTAAATTGCTTCCCTTTCGTTCAGTATTAACGTCGTGTTGGCAatatccggatctccccattgaATTTTGACCACCCTACTGACCATTTGAGTGTTCCACATTgctacatgcgcgttcgtcgccctCATTCCTACACTCGAAGACTGTTCTtaaccttactgtcctggttgttatttcccTGATGACCAGTATACTGTCCGTAATGAAGTTCGCACTTGACAAGTTCATGTCGACATCATACCAtatcacacattccgtgatcgcccacatctcctcctgcaggaccgtataatggtcagacagtcggaaatagatctcagtctttggatttcaagcctacgggcccgtctacatagtgcccaacatctgtgagccttctcagtatgctcctgaatgtgaaacttccaattcagtttcttgtccaagatcacacctaagtatttgaccttgtcagatatcgaaatcgtcgtgCGTAGCAGACCGGTTCAAAATCCTCCTCATTCAGCATCCGTAATGAGTTATTtagtagtggcgataaaatgtcccccgtcatgtgctactttctcccttatatgtatgtcatgggacccacaatgtatccaccagttccttagcatatggttaatCCCGTCACTAATCCTGGTACTGGTCTTTGGACCAATACTTTTTGGCATCGatgaattcttctattttatgcacaacatcATGCAGAGCAGTTTCCACCgaccttctcttgacatagCCATGCTgtgtgtatttgagcagttcgctggatgtcctactctttgctATGGTATCTAcagtacgttccatggttttgaggaCGTGAGGCTTTCAGGTCTGTCGACCTTTGGTgtagcataacttgccttgattCATACTCTTCCTTTctaatttttcttctttcttcctGATTATTCTATTTGGCGGTTTGAGGGCGTTATTTAACCTCTATTTTTTACCACTTTCATGTTTCTGAGTTCCTCCAATCGAAATAAACATTTTCccatgcgttttttttttttcgttacagAACTTCTAAGGACCCTTACTGAACCCATTAACAAGGATCGTTTCGATATGAAAGGAAGTCTTTTCAGTATTGGTTTTAAGATGTGCGAAAACATCCTTGGACATGAACTGGTACAAGATATAATGCAAAATGACTCTTTTGACCTGTTATTCCTTGATTTGATCTTCTCGGAATCATTATTTGGCTTAGCCGAGCATTTTCAAGCTCCCATTGTTGGCTTCTCCACGTTGGGAACAACACAAAAAACCGATGCATTTGTGGGGAATATCACGCCATTGTCTTATGTCTCCTTTAACTATTCGCATTTGCAGAATATGCACTTCTGGACGAGATGTTTAAATGTTGCACTGTCGGCTTTGAAATGGCTGCATTACCATTACAAATATTTAGTGGTTCATAAGGAAATCTACGTTCGCTATTTTCCCAATGTCACTCGCAGCTTAGATGATATGAGGAAGAATTTTGCTTTGGTTTTAAGAAATGATCATTTTGTAATAAGTACACCTAGACCTTATGTTCCCAATATGATTGAGGTGGCGGGATTGCATATACCTGATGAACCTGAAACACTTTCCGAAGATGTCAAACAAATTCTTGATAGCTCCCAGCAGGGAGTGATTTATGTGGCCATTGATGATATATTGCCTGATCATATAATGCAAATGCTATTGCAACAATTTCAAGGCCTTCAACAATTGGTTGTATGGAATTCAAAAACTAAGCCTTCAACGTTTTTGGGAAAACCCTCAAATGTTCAATTTCACACAAATCTCTCACACCACGCCATTCTTTCTCATCCGCTGGTCAACTTGATAATCTGTCATGGCGGCTATCACCATATCATTGACAGCATTCATTATGGTGTACCAGTGCTAGGCATACCCAATGCTAGGGGCCATCCTGAGGACTATTTTGATTTCATTGGAAAAATGAGCCATGGCATTTCCTTGAGACAGTCACATTTCAATGACCAAACACTACAAAAGGCTTTGTTGGATCTTCTCTTCTCTGATCATTATCGCCGCGAAGCAAAATTTAAATCCTTACAATTTCGCGATCAGCAGAATACTCCTTTGGAGAGAGCCATCTATTGGATTGAATATGTTCTGAGGCATAATGGTGCTGGACATTTACGTAATCTTGGACAAAATCTGTCATTGTTGGAATTTTACAACTTGGATGTTTTTTTGTACTTCTCTATTTTGGCATTTACTGTAATGCTTATTTcatatttaattttgattttctgtAAGAGATTGGTAAAAATGTTTAAGCAAGGCCTTGATTTTAAGAACAAACTGAAAaataattgaagaaatatgctATAAGGAACTAAGATTAAGCAAAAAGTTGTTCATTTAACGACCTTTCCCAAAGT
The genomic region above belongs to Stomoxys calcitrans chromosome 5, idStoCalc2.1, whole genome shotgun sequence and contains:
- the LOC106089871 gene encoding UDP-glycosyltransferase UGT4, which translates into the protein MRFIGIQWLVLVFSLNYVANAGHILAIFAFEGPIQYAFVEPLLKRLVQRGHHVTSITNFPIEDTAGNFRNIVIAENEILYNELLRTLTEPINKDRFDMKGSLFSIGFKMCENILGHELVQDIMQNDSFDLLFLDLIFSESLFGLAEHFQAPIVGFSTLGTTQKTDAFVGNITPLSYVSFNYSHLQNMHFWTRCLNVALSALKWLHYHYKYLVVHKEIYVRYFPNVTRSLDDMRKNFALVLRNDHFVISTPRPYVPNMIEVAGLHIPDEPETLSEDVKQILDSSQQGVIYVAIDDILPDHIMQMLLQQFQGLQQLVVWNSKTKPSTFLGKPSNVQFHTNLSHHAILSHPLVNLIICHGGYHHIIDSIHYGVPVLGIPNARGHPEDYFDFIGKMSHGISLRQSHFNDQTLQKALLDLLFSDHYRREAKFKSLQFRDQQNTPLERAIYWIEYVLRHNGAGHLRNLGQNLSLLEFYNLDVFLYFSILAFTVMLISYLILIFCKRLVKMFKQGLDFKNKLKNN